The following are from one region of the Hymenobacter sp. YIM 151858-1 genome:
- a CDS encoding efflux RND transporter periplasmic adaptor subunit, which translates to MKRTTMLTLLGLGLAWGCGSCTEHHEAKEEKIKFLVTSPLQQDTTITQEYVAQIRSIQHIELRALEKGYLQKTFVDEGQFVKQGQLMFQIMPLLYQAELKKAEAEAKFVSIEYQNTKKLADGHIVSPNELALSQAKLEKAKAEVALAQTHLGFTTIRAPFSGIMDHFEARLGSLVDEGDLLTTLSDNSQMWVYYNVPEAEYLSYKTHGKPDSDMRVQLRMANNEVFEYPGVVKTIEADFNNETGNIAFRATFPNPKGLLRNGETGSVLMTVPLRHAVIIPQKATFEVLEKKFVYVVDANHVVHQREVTVGAEMPDLFIISGGLKAGDKILLEGIRKVKDGDKIDFSYQDPKQVISHLKVYSE; encoded by the coding sequence ATGAAAAGGACAACCATGCTCACGCTCCTGGGCTTGGGCCTCGCATGGGGCTGCGGGAGCTGCACCGAGCACCACGAAGCCAAGGAAGAAAAAATCAAATTTCTGGTAACGAGCCCGCTGCAGCAGGATACTACCATTACCCAGGAGTACGTGGCGCAAATTCGCTCCATTCAGCACATCGAGCTGCGCGCCCTCGAAAAAGGCTACCTGCAAAAGACCTTCGTCGACGAGGGCCAGTTTGTGAAGCAAGGGCAGCTGATGTTCCAGATCATGCCCCTGCTCTACCAGGCCGAGCTGAAGAAGGCCGAGGCCGAGGCCAAGTTCGTGAGCATCGAGTACCAGAACACCAAAAAGCTGGCCGACGGCCACATCGTGTCGCCCAACGAGCTGGCCCTCTCGCAGGCCAAGCTCGAAAAGGCCAAGGCCGAGGTGGCGCTGGCCCAAACGCACCTAGGGTTTACCACCATCCGGGCGCCGTTCAGCGGCATCATGGACCACTTTGAGGCCCGCTTGGGCTCCCTCGTGGACGAGGGCGACTTGCTCACTACGCTTTCCGACAACAGCCAGATGTGGGTGTACTACAACGTACCCGAAGCGGAGTACCTCTCCTATAAAACCCACGGCAAACCCGATAGCGACATGCGCGTGCAGCTGCGCATGGCCAACAACGAGGTATTTGAGTACCCCGGCGTGGTGAAAACCATCGAGGCCGACTTCAACAACGAAACCGGCAACATCGCATTCCGGGCCACTTTCCCGAACCCCAAAGGCCTGCTACGCAACGGCGAAACCGGCTCGGTGCTGATGACCGTGCCGCTGCGCCACGCCGTGATTATCCCGCAGAAAGCCACCTTCGAGGTGCTCGAAAAGAAGTTCGTGTACGTGGTGGATGCCAACCACGTGGTGCACCAGCGCGAGGTGACGGTGGGCGCCGAAATGCCCGATTTGTTTATCATCAGCGGCGGGCTGAAAGCGGGCGACAAAATCCTGCTCGAAGGCATCCGGAAAGTGAAAGACGGCGACAAAATCGACTTCAGCTACCAAGACCCAAAGCAGGTCATCTCGCACCTCAAAGTGTACTCGGAATAA
- a CDS encoding efflux RND transporter permease subunit has translation MFSKFLRRPVFAIVISVVIMFLGLLAINTLPNSQFPEISPPMVMVSTAYPGASAKVLTESVLIPLEQAINGVPGMKYMTSDAVSAGEANIQIVFNLGTDPEQAVVNVNTRIAQVLNRLPLLVQREGVVVNRVVPNMLMYVNLYSKDKNTDMRYLFNFAGVNMLPEIQRIDGIGRASILGSRQYAMRVWLKPDRMRAYNLSVDDVMEALNDQSVIGSPGRIGRSDGKEASALEYVLTYKGRFNDVEEYKNVIIRANANGETLRLKDVANVELGSEFYDIYSNLDGYPSAAIMLKQTYGSNAVEVIARVKDKLEELKKTMPPGMDYKISYDVSNFLDASTENVIHTLRDAFILVALVVFLFLGDWRSTLIPIIAVPVSLVGAFIAMQAFGMTINMITLFALVLAIGIVVDDAIVVVEAVHAKMEEKHLSPYGAVREVIGEISGAIIAITVLMTAVFVPVAFMSGPVGIFYRQFSITMASSIVISGIVALTLTPVLCAMILKNTHGQPRKKTPINRFIDWFNRGFERLTGRYTNFLEKIVARRVLTFGILLVFGFGIFGITAKLPSGFIPAEDQGMLYAIIQTPPGSTLERTNALSQQLSKLAKEVPGVESVSSLAGYEVLTEGRGSNAGTLLIDLKPWAERKQSIRDVVEGLEEKAKEIPGATIEFFEPPAVPGYGAAGGFQLQLLDKTSTGDYKALEKVNDDFMRELKKRPELSGLFTFFSANYPQYELQIDNQLAMQKGVSIGNAMNTLSIMIGSTYELGFIKYQRFFKVFVQASPEYRRLPKDVLDMWVKNDKGEMVPFSAFMKIVKSQGANEITRYNMYPTASIRGDAAPGYSSGEAIKAVQEVAARTLPRGYDIDWGGLSKDEVSRGNEAVYIFLVVIVFVYLVLAAQYESFLLPLAVILSLPAGIFGSFLLIKGMGLANNIYAQVGLVMLVGLLGKNAVLIVEFAVQKHEEGMTVREATIEGAKVRFRPILMTSFAFIAGLIPLVIAHGAGAIGNRTIGTSALGGMLFGTVFGVIIVPGLYYIFGTLASGRKLIRDENEHPLSEFEPHVLVEEVEAHA, from the coding sequence ATGTTCAGCAAATTCCTTCGCAGGCCCGTGTTTGCCATCGTCATATCGGTGGTCATCATGTTCCTGGGCCTACTGGCCATCAATACCCTGCCCAACTCGCAGTTCCCGGAAATTTCGCCGCCCATGGTAATGGTGAGCACGGCGTACCCCGGGGCCAGCGCCAAGGTGCTTACCGAGTCGGTGCTGATTCCGCTGGAGCAGGCCATCAACGGCGTGCCCGGCATGAAGTACATGACCTCCGACGCCGTGTCGGCCGGCGAGGCCAACATCCAGATCGTGTTCAACCTCGGCACCGACCCCGAGCAGGCCGTGGTGAACGTGAACACCCGCATTGCCCAGGTGCTCAACCGCTTGCCCCTACTGGTGCAGCGCGAGGGCGTGGTGGTAAACCGCGTGGTGCCCAACATGCTGATGTACGTGAACCTCTACAGCAAAGACAAGAATACCGACATGCGGTACCTCTTCAACTTTGCCGGGGTAAACATGCTGCCCGAAATCCAGCGCATCGACGGCATCGGGCGCGCCAGCATTCTGGGTTCGCGCCAGTACGCCATGCGCGTGTGGCTGAAGCCCGACCGCATGCGGGCCTACAACCTGTCGGTCGACGACGTGATGGAGGCCCTCAACGACCAGAGCGTGATCGGCTCGCCGGGCCGCATCGGCCGCTCCGACGGCAAAGAGGCCTCGGCGCTGGAGTACGTGCTCACCTACAAGGGCCGCTTCAACGACGTAGAGGAGTACAAGAACGTCATCATCCGGGCCAATGCCAACGGCGAAACGCTGCGCCTCAAAGACGTGGCCAACGTGGAGCTGGGCTCCGAGTTCTACGACATCTACTCCAACCTCGACGGCTACCCTTCGGCGGCCATTATGCTGAAGCAAACCTACGGCTCCAACGCCGTGGAGGTAATTGCCCGCGTGAAGGACAAGCTGGAGGAGCTGAAGAAAACCATGCCGCCCGGCATGGATTACAAAATCAGCTACGACGTTTCGAACTTCCTCGACGCCTCCACCGAGAACGTAATCCACACCCTGCGCGATGCCTTTATTCTGGTGGCCCTGGTGGTGTTCCTGTTCCTGGGCGACTGGCGCTCCACGCTCATTCCGATTATCGCCGTGCCGGTGTCGCTGGTGGGCGCCTTCATTGCCATGCAGGCCTTCGGGATGACGATTAACATGATTACCCTGTTCGCGCTGGTGCTGGCCATTGGCATTGTGGTCGACGACGCCATCGTGGTGGTGGAAGCCGTGCACGCCAAGATGGAGGAAAAGCACCTCTCGCCCTATGGGGCGGTGCGCGAGGTAATCGGCGAAATCAGCGGGGCCATCATTGCCATTACCGTGCTGATGACGGCCGTGTTCGTGCCGGTAGCGTTCATGAGCGGGCCGGTGGGCATTTTCTACCGCCAGTTCTCCATCACGATGGCCTCCAGCATCGTCATTTCGGGCATCGTGGCCCTGACCCTGACGCCCGTGCTGTGCGCCATGATTCTGAAGAACACGCACGGCCAGCCCCGCAAGAAAACGCCCATCAACCGGTTTATCGACTGGTTTAACCGCGGCTTCGAGCGCCTGACGGGCCGCTACACCAACTTCCTTGAGAAGATTGTCGCCCGCCGCGTGCTCACCTTCGGCATTTTGCTGGTGTTCGGGTTTGGCATTTTCGGCATCACGGCCAAGCTGCCCTCGGGCTTTATTCCGGCCGAAGACCAGGGCATGCTCTACGCCATTATCCAGACGCCGCCCGGCTCGACGCTGGAGCGCACCAATGCCCTCTCGCAGCAGCTCTCGAAGCTGGCCAAGGAGGTGCCCGGCGTGGAAAGCGTGTCGAGTTTGGCCGGTTACGAGGTACTGACGGAGGGCCGCGGCTCCAACGCCGGCACCCTGCTGATTGACCTAAAACCCTGGGCCGAGCGCAAGCAGAGCATCCGCGACGTGGTGGAGGGCCTGGAGGAGAAAGCCAAGGAAATACCCGGCGCCACCATCGAGTTCTTCGAGCCGCCGGCAGTGCCCGGCTACGGCGCGGCGGGCGGTTTTCAGCTGCAGCTGCTCGATAAAACCAGCACCGGCGACTACAAGGCGCTGGAAAAGGTGAACGACGATTTCATGCGCGAGCTGAAAAAGCGCCCCGAGCTGAGCGGGCTGTTCACGTTTTTCTCGGCCAACTACCCCCAGTACGAGCTGCAGATCGACAACCAGCTGGCCATGCAAAAGGGCGTGAGCATCGGCAACGCCATGAACACCTTGAGCATCATGATCGGCTCGACCTACGAACTGGGCTTCATCAAGTACCAGCGTTTCTTTAAGGTGTTCGTGCAGGCCTCGCCCGAGTACCGCCGCCTGCCCAAAGACGTGCTCGATATGTGGGTGAAAAACGACAAAGGCGAAATGGTGCCGTTTTCGGCCTTCATGAAAATCGTGAAAAGCCAGGGCGCCAACGAAATAACCCGCTACAATATGTACCCTACGGCCTCCATTCGGGGCGATGCGGCCCCGGGCTACAGCTCGGGCGAGGCCATAAAGGCCGTGCAGGAGGTGGCCGCCCGAACCCTACCTAGGGGCTACGACATCGACTGGGGCGGCCTCTCGAAAGACGAGGTGAGCCGCGGCAACGAGGCTGTGTACATCTTCCTGGTGGTTATCGTGTTCGTGTACCTGGTGCTGGCCGCGCAGTACGAAAGCTTTCTGCTGCCGCTGGCGGTTATTCTGTCGCTGCCGGCGGGCATCTTCGGCTCGTTCCTGCTGATTAAGGGCATGGGCCTGGCCAACAACATCTACGCCCAGGTGGGCCTGGTAATGCTGGTGGGCCTGCTCGGCAAGAACGCGGTGCTGATTGTGGAGTTTGCGGTGCAGAAGCACGAGGAGGGCATGACGGTGCGCGAGGCCACCATTGAGGGCGCCAAGGTGCGTTTCCGGCCCATTCTGATGACCTCGTTTGCCTTCATCGCGGGCCTGATTCCGCTGGTAATTGCCCACGGCGCGGGCGCCATCGGTAACCGCACCATCGGCACCTCGGCCCTAGGTGGCATGCTGTTCGGCACCGTATTCGGGGTCATCATCGTGCCGGGCCTGTACTACATCTTCGGTACGCTGGCCTCGGGCCGCAAGCTGATCCGGGATGAAAACGAGCACCCGCTGTCGGAGTTCGAGCCCCACGTTTTGGTTGAAGAAGTAGAAGCCCATGCTTAA
- a CDS encoding efflux transporter outer membrane subunit yields MLKKRIYQGLSAACLALAVGACKTPALVQQKENRAVPASYTGGAPDSTNSARARWQEFFTDPHLVGLIDTALQRNQELNITRQEIEIARQEVRARKGEYLPTVGLGGGAGAEKAPRYTLPGATEESVDIKPARRTPDPLPDFRVGAYASWEVDIWHKLRNARKAAAARYLASVEGRNFTQTNLVAEIATSYYELLALDNQLAIVRQNLEIQGNALKAVRLQKDAARVTELAVRRFEAQVHHTQAIQYSIQQRIVETENRINFLAGRYPQPVARNAATFNELVPKAIQAGVPTQLLQNRPDIRQAEQNLAAAKLDVQVARANFYPSLRITAGVGAAAFNPALLATLPESMLLAVAGDVAAPLVNKNGIKALYFSANARQTQAVYHYERTVLNAYIEVANQLASIDNLARSYDEKAREVQALNQSTSISSSLFSSARADYTEVLFTQREALESKFELIETRMQQLNASVKVYRALGGGWQ; encoded by the coding sequence ATGCTTAAGAAACGCATATACCAAGGCCTGAGCGCGGCTTGCCTGGCCTTGGCCGTGGGGGCCTGCAAAACGCCGGCTCTGGTTCAGCAAAAGGAAAACCGCGCCGTGCCGGCCAGCTACACCGGCGGCGCGCCCGATAGCACCAACTCGGCCAGGGCGCGGTGGCAGGAGTTTTTTACCGACCCGCACCTGGTGGGCCTGATTGACACGGCCCTGCAGCGCAACCAGGAGCTGAACATTACGCGGCAGGAAATTGAAATTGCCCGGCAGGAGGTGCGCGCCCGCAAAGGGGAGTACCTGCCCACGGTAGGCCTGGGCGGCGGCGCCGGCGCCGAAAAAGCGCCGCGCTACACCCTGCCCGGCGCCACCGAGGAAAGCGTGGACATAAAGCCGGCGCGCCGCACGCCCGATCCGCTGCCCGATTTTCGGGTGGGGGCCTACGCCAGCTGGGAGGTGGATATCTGGCACAAGCTGCGCAACGCCCGGAAGGCGGCCGCCGCGCGCTACCTGGCCTCGGTGGAGGGCCGGAACTTTACGCAAACCAACCTGGTAGCCGAAATTGCCACCTCGTACTACGAGCTGCTGGCCCTCGACAACCAGCTGGCCATTGTGCGGCAGAACCTGGAAATACAAGGCAATGCGCTGAAAGCCGTGCGGCTGCAGAAGGATGCCGCCCGCGTGACCGAGCTGGCCGTGCGCCGCTTCGAGGCGCAGGTGCACCACACGCAGGCCATTCAGTACAGCATTCAGCAGCGCATCGTGGAAACGGAAAACCGCATCAACTTTCTGGCGGGCCGTTATCCGCAGCCGGTGGCGCGCAACGCTGCCACGTTCAACGAGCTGGTGCCGAAAGCCATTCAGGCTGGGGTGCCCACCCAGCTGCTGCAAAACCGCCCCGACATCCGGCAGGCCGAGCAAAACCTGGCGGCTGCCAAGCTGGATGTGCAGGTGGCCCGCGCCAACTTCTACCCTTCGCTGCGCATTACGGCCGGCGTGGGCGCGGCCGCGTTCAACCCGGCGCTGCTGGCCACGCTGCCCGAGTCGATGCTGCTGGCGGTGGCCGGCGACGTGGCGGCCCCGCTCGTCAACAAAAACGGCATCAAGGCGCTGTACTTCAGCGCTAATGCCCGCCAGACGCAGGCCGTGTACCATTACGAGCGCACCGTGCTGAACGCCTACATCGAGGTGGCCAACCAGCTGGCCAGCATCGACAACCTGGCCCGGAGCTACGACGAGAAAGCCCGCGAGGTGCAGGCGCTCAACCAGTCGACCTCGATTTCGAGCAGCCTGTTCAGCTCGGCCCGGGCCGATTACACCGAGGTGCTTTTTACCCAGCGCGAGGCCCTGGAATCGAAGTTCGAGCTGATCGAAACCAGGATGCAGCAGCTCAACGCCTCCGTGAAGGTGTACCGCGCCCTAGGTGGCGGCTGGCAGTAA
- a CDS encoding trimeric intracellular cation channel family protein, whose protein sequence is MSIIYLTDLIGTGVFAISGTLAALHKKKDHDLLTLFIFAFVTAVGGGTLRDVIIQAYPVAWISDANYLVVITASVLIAVACRRWWLGVLQRPLLVFDTLGIGIFTILGLQKALNTGVNAWAAVLLGIVSALFGGVIRDTLANEVPLVFERQLYATPCLTGAVFYVLALYLGLDPTVNFLVAVGLITIFRLLAARNGWALPPIRV, encoded by the coding sequence ATGAGCATAATTTACCTGACAGATTTAATCGGGACCGGCGTGTTTGCCATTTCGGGCACGTTGGCCGCGTTGCACAAGAAAAAGGACCACGACCTGCTCACGCTGTTCATCTTCGCGTTTGTAACGGCGGTGGGTGGCGGTACCCTGCGCGACGTAATCATTCAGGCCTACCCCGTGGCCTGGATCAGCGACGCCAACTACCTGGTGGTTATAACCGCCAGCGTATTGATTGCCGTGGCGTGCCGGCGCTGGTGGCTGGGCGTGCTGCAGCGCCCCTTGCTGGTGTTCGATACCTTGGGCATCGGGATATTTACCATTCTGGGCCTGCAAAAAGCACTTAACACGGGCGTTAATGCGTGGGCCGCTGTGTTGCTCGGTATCGTTTCGGCACTTTTCGGAGGTGTAATTCGCGATACGCTGGCCAACGAGGTGCCGCTGGTGTTTGAGCGGCAGCTGTATGCTACGCCCTGCCTCACCGGCGCCGTGTTTTACGTGCTGGCGCTGTACCTGGGCCTCGACCCGACGGTAAATTTCCTGGTGGCGGTGGGCCTGATAACCATTTTTCGGTTGCTGGCCGCCCGCAACGGCTGGGCGCTGCCGCCCATTCGGGTTTAA
- a CDS encoding HAD family hydrolase has protein sequence MPAPARRLPNLLFDFGGVIINVDYNRTLEAMRALSRAGSTIEFTQAAQSALFDDLETGRLSPAEFRAGLRQHYDLHHATDAQLDEAWNAMVLDLPLERIEYIRELRREGYQTALLSNTNSIHIDMIREMLRRQYGLQNGIADVLDRVFYSQEVGLRKPGPEVFGHVLRELNWRPEETLFVEDSIQHIRTAEALGIRTLFLQPPLTLLDALPAALRAFSLPSA, from the coding sequence ATGCCTGCTCCTGCGCGGCGGTTGCCCAATCTGCTTTTCGACTTCGGCGGCGTCATCATCAACGTCGATTACAACCGCACGCTGGAGGCCATGCGCGCCCTGAGCCGGGCGGGCTCTACCATCGAGTTTACGCAGGCGGCGCAGTCGGCTTTGTTCGACGACCTCGAAACCGGCCGCCTCTCGCCGGCCGAGTTCCGGGCGGGCCTGCGCCAGCACTACGACCTGCACCACGCCACCGATGCCCAGCTCGACGAAGCCTGGAACGCCATGGTGCTCGATTTGCCGCTCGAACGCATCGAGTACATCCGGGAGCTGCGGCGCGAGGGCTACCAAACCGCGTTGCTCTCGAACACCAACAGCATTCACATCGACATGATCCGGGAGATGCTGCGCCGCCAGTACGGCCTGCAAAACGGCATTGCCGATGTGCTCGACCGCGTGTTTTACTCGCAGGAGGTAGGCCTGCGCAAGCCCGGCCCCGAGGTGTTCGGGCACGTGCTGCGCGAGCTGAACTGGCGCCCCGAGGAAACCCTTTTCGTGGAGGATAGTATCCAACACATCCGGACGGCCGAAGCGCTGGGCATTCGCACGTTGTTTTTGCAGCCGCCGCTTACCCTTCTCGACGCCTTACCTGCTGCGCTCCGTGCCTTTTCCCTCCCTTCCGCCTAG
- a CDS encoding site-2 protease family protein, producing the protein MPFPSLPPSAGDDATPPPPVGRLPRAPLRWRWRRYERPEPPVWRVVLVHLGLFLITLYTTTVAGAEQVTAQSLWSGWWPSAAELQRGLAYSLPFLGILTVHEFGHYFTARYNRIRTSLPYYIPMLNGLLDIGTFGAVIQIRDKIFSRREFFDVGIAGPLAGLVVAVAVLVYGLTHLPPLEYLFRVHPEYRFYGADYARYVYNAESFGVNPPLLYHALAQLLADPARLPHRNELMHYPYLLAGVLGLFFTALNLLPIGQLDGGHILYGLLGFRRGNQLSAVLFLGFIFYAGLGLFSLSAPRETWLYGGPVYVLYLFFVLRRVLPTPRRVWMLVAGVFMAQLAVSVAFPGIEGNPGWLLFGLLLGRVTGIYHPPATDERPLSPGRQVLGWLMLVVFVLCFSPSPFR; encoded by the coding sequence GTGCCTTTTCCCTCCCTTCCGCCTAGTGCCGGCGACGATGCCACCCCCCCGCCGCCCGTTGGCCGCCTGCCCCGCGCGCCGCTGCGCTGGCGTTGGCGCCGCTACGAGCGCCCCGAGCCCCCCGTGTGGCGCGTGGTGCTGGTGCACCTAGGGCTGTTTCTGATTACCCTGTACACCACCACGGTGGCGGGGGCCGAGCAGGTTACAGCCCAGTCGCTCTGGAGCGGCTGGTGGCCCTCGGCGGCCGAGCTGCAGCGCGGGTTGGCTTATTCGTTGCCCTTCCTAGGTATTCTGACGGTACACGAGTTCGGGCATTATTTCACGGCGCGCTACAATCGCATCCGTACCTCGCTGCCGTACTACATACCCATGCTGAACGGGCTGCTCGACATCGGCACGTTCGGCGCGGTCATTCAAATCCGCGACAAGATTTTTTCGCGCCGCGAGTTTTTTGATGTGGGCATTGCCGGGCCGCTGGCCGGCTTGGTGGTGGCCGTGGCGGTGCTGGTGTACGGCCTCACGCATCTGCCGCCGCTCGAATACCTCTTCCGGGTGCATCCGGAGTACCGCTTTTACGGCGCCGATTATGCCCGCTACGTGTACAACGCTGAGTCGTTTGGCGTGAACCCGCCGCTGCTCTACCACGCCCTGGCCCAGCTGCTGGCCGACCCGGCGCGCCTGCCCCACCGCAACGAGCTGATGCACTACCCTTACCTGCTGGCGGGCGTGCTGGGGCTGTTTTTTACGGCCCTCAACCTGCTGCCCATCGGCCAGCTCGATGGCGGCCACATTTTGTACGGCCTGCTGGGGTTCCGGCGCGGCAACCAGCTGTCGGCGGTGCTGTTTCTGGGCTTCATCTTCTACGCGGGCCTTGGGCTTTTTTCGCTGAGCGCGCCGCGCGAAACGTGGCTGTACGGCGGGCCGGTATACGTGCTGTATCTGTTTTTTGTACTGCGCCGGGTGCTGCCCACGCCGCGCCGGGTATGGATGCTGGTGGCCGGAGTGTTCATGGCGCAGCTGGCGGTATCGGTGGCGTTTCCGGGCATCGAGGGCAACCCGGGCTGGCTGTTGTTTGGCCTGCTGCTGGGCCGCGTTACGGGCATCTACCACCCGCCCGCTACCGATGAGCGCCCCCTTTCGCCGGGGCGGCAGGTGCTGGGCTGGCTGATGCTGGTGGTGTTTGTGCTGTGCTTTTCACCTTCGCCCTTCCGCTAA
- a CDS encoding phosphoglycerate kinase: protein MQTIDQYNFAGKRALVRVDFNVPLDKDFRITDDTRIRAATRTIRKILSDGGSVILMSHLGRPKGGPEEKYSLRHLVNRLGTEYGMPVKFAPDAIGAEAVELARTLQPGEILLLENLRFYPEEEKGDAQFAQRLASLGDVYVNDAFGTAHRRHASTAVVAESFPQARVGGYLLHSEVENANRVLNNAERPFTAIMGGAKISDKIEIIEQLLDKVDNLLIGGGMAYTFAKAQGGDIGASLLEADKLDLALSLIQKAKEKGVNLVLPADSIIADKFANDANVDVAANTHIPPTWMGLDIGPTAREEFAAIIRNSKTILWNGPMGVFEMSNFSLGTEYVARAIAEATANGAYSLIGGGDSAAAVNQLGFADRVTYISTGGGALLEYMEGKTLPGVAALG, encoded by the coding sequence ATGCAAACCATCGATCAGTACAACTTCGCCGGCAAAAGAGCCCTGGTGCGCGTCGATTTCAACGTGCCCCTCGACAAAGACTTCCGCATTACCGACGACACCCGCATTCGGGCCGCCACCCGCACCATCCGCAAAATCCTCTCCGATGGCGGCTCCGTTATTCTGATGTCGCACCTAGGGCGGCCCAAAGGCGGCCCCGAGGAGAAATACTCGCTGCGCCACCTGGTAAACCGCCTCGGCACGGAGTACGGCATGCCCGTGAAGTTTGCGCCTGATGCCATTGGGGCCGAAGCCGTTGAGCTGGCCCGTACCCTGCAGCCCGGCGAAATTCTGCTGCTCGAAAACCTGCGCTTTTACCCCGAAGAAGAAAAAGGCGACGCCCAGTTTGCCCAGCGCCTGGCTAGCCTGGGAGATGTGTACGTGAACGACGCGTTTGGCACGGCGCACCGCCGCCACGCCTCCACGGCCGTAGTGGCCGAGTCGTTCCCGCAGGCCCGCGTGGGCGGCTATTTGCTGCACAGCGAGGTTGAAAACGCCAACCGCGTGCTCAACAACGCCGAGCGGCCCTTTACGGCCATTATGGGCGGCGCCAAGATTTCGGACAAAATCGAAATCATTGAGCAACTGCTCGATAAGGTGGATAACCTGCTGATTGGCGGCGGCATGGCCTACACCTTCGCCAAAGCGCAGGGCGGCGACATCGGGGCCTCGTTGCTCGAAGCCGACAAGCTAGACCTGGCCCTAAGTCTGATTCAGAAAGCCAAAGAAAAAGGCGTGAACCTGGTGCTGCCCGCCGATAGCATCATCGCCGATAAGTTTGCCAACGACGCGAACGTGGACGTGGCGGCCAACACGCACATTCCGCCTACCTGGATGGGCCTCGACATCGGCCCCACGGCGCGCGAGGAGTTTGCGGCCATCATTCGCAACTCCAAAACCATTCTGTGGAACGGCCCGATGGGTGTGTTCGAGATGAGCAACTTCTCGCTCGGTACCGAGTACGTGGCCCGCGCCATTGCCGAAGCCACCGCCAACGGTGCCTACTCGCTCATCGGCGGCGGCGACTCGGCCGCGGCCGTCAATCAGCTGGGCTTTGCCGACCGCGTTACGTACATCTCGACGGGCGGCGGCGCACTGCTCGAGTACATGGAAGGCAAAACCCTGCCCGGCGTTGCGGCCCTAGGTTAG